The Ignisphaera cupida genome has a segment encoding these proteins:
- a CDS encoding sugar ABC transporter ATP-binding protein has translation MTHTSKENNNIILKVHNITKIFPGVVALNRVSIDLRAGEIHGLLGQNGAGKTTLLKILYGALKPDEGKIYVYNKEVNFNSPTDARKHGIVLVSQELIVVPHLTVMENIALLGFKWNEKSFSRFNYSEVKDRVEKIFHMLDVSIDPEAKVKDIRAAEKMLVQIAAALSVDAKIILLDEATSPLSPEDVKKLFNILEQLKEKGIGIIFVTHRVKEALSICDRITVLRNGLKIKTFEKDKGEISEYDIIEAILGIDPKEFYYVKDVHETKVSRTKEEILRIENLSTIPKSPVEVPLANINLNIYKGEITAIFGLMGSGKTELGKTLIGLTKIKSGKILIMGREVKIKSPNHAKSLGIFYIPEDRRNEGLIHNLTVSQNITISSLEQFSKGIFIDNTKEITAVKTIVNKLNIITPSLNALITKLSGGNQQKSLVGRALLSKPKIIILDEPTVGLDIYAKREIRKLTRDMVISEDITVLWLTSDPDEALGIADRIAVMKDGKIKAILERADIDRETLVKYAL, from the coding sequence GTGACACATACTAGCAAGGAAAACAATAATATCATACTTAAGGTACATAACATTACAAAAATTTTTCCGGGTGTCGTAGCATTAAATAGAGTATCTATTGATCTGAGAGCTGGTGAAATTCATGGATTACTAGGTCAGAATGGTGCTGGAAAAACAACGCTTCTCAAAATTTTATATGGAGCATTAAAACCTGATGAAGGAAAAATATATGTATATAATAAAGAGGTAAACTTTAATTCCCCTACAGATGCAAGAAAACATGGAATTGTATTAGTATCACAAGAACTTATAGTAGTACCTCACCTAACTGTGATGGAAAATATAGCTCTTTTAGGATTTAAATGGAATGAAAAAAGCTTTTCTAGATTTAATTATAGTGAAGTTAAGGACAGAGTTGAAAAAATATTTCACATGCTTGATGTAAGCATTGATCCTGAGGCAAAGGTTAAAGATATTAGAGCAGCAGAAAAAATGTTAGTTCAAATAGCAGCTGCTCTAAGTGTTGATGCTAAAATCATTTTACTGGATGAGGCAACAAGTCCTCTATCTCCTGAAGATGTTAAAAAGTTATTTAATATTCTAGAACAGCTAAAGGAGAAAGGTATAGGAATAATTTTCGTAACACATAGAGTTAAAGAGGCTTTGAGTATATGTGATAGAATAACGGTTCTACGAAATGGATTAAAGATTAAAACATTTGAAAAAGATAAAGGTGAAATAAGTGAATATGATATAATTGAAGCTATATTAGGCATTGATCCAAAAGAGTTTTACTATGTTAAAGACGTACATGAAACAAAAGTTAGTAGGACTAAGGAGGAAATCCTAAGAATAGAAAATTTATCAACTATTCCCAAATCACCAGTAGAGGTACCGCTAGCCAATATTAATCTTAATATATACAAAGGAGAAATTACAGCAATTTTTGGTTTAATGGGTTCTGGAAAGACAGAACTTGGAAAAACATTAATAGGTCTAACTAAGATTAAAAGCGGTAAAATCCTCATAATGGGGAGGGAAGTAAAAATAAAATCACCTAATCATGCAAAAAGTCTTGGCATTTTTTATATTCCGGAAGATAGGCGTAATGAAGGATTAATACATAATCTTACAGTTTCACAGAATATTACAATATCATCACTTGAACAATTTAGTAAAGGAATCTTTATTGATAATACGAAGGAAATCACAGCTGTAAAAACCATTGTAAATAAATTAAATATCATAACACCCTCCTTAAATGCTTTAATAACCAAACTTAGTGGAGGAAATCAACAAAAGTCATTAGTTGGTAGAGCCTTGCTTTCTAAACCAAAGATAATAATATTAGATGAACCTACAGTTGGACTAGACATATATGCAAAGAGAGAAATAAGAAAACTGACTCGTGATATGGTAATAAGTGAAGATATTACCGTACTATGGTTGACAAGCGACCCTGATGAAGCATTAGGAATTGCTGATAGAATTGCTGTTATGAAAGATGGGAAAATAAAAGCAATACTTGAAAGAGCAGATATAGATAGAGAAACCTTAGTAAAATATGCATTATAA
- a CDS encoding sugar ABC transporter substrate-binding protein encodes MLIKKGIAKTTLLILVVVIVAIAAVGGYLAYQYTRPTKQTFKIFFYDPEPGNPWWDLLAAGVEKGVQDLKSKEGIEIEFQRFDATTLDEQIRQLDQAKALRPHAIVIGARGVGVIEKLKELRREGIIVIDVDRQLPDPDCRDLALGTDNRAAAAEMLRRFLAYLEQKGVPKPYKFVIIKALPGIPVTDYRYEGYMMVLDPLIKKGEVQILDTIEVDSGKIEECRRGAEAAVTKWGRQMTAIITVNNLISIASVEALKAAGINPKTEVLVLSFDAQPESFLEMIRSGDVAWSITQTPHLEGYWGVWAAYYIWKGKITPPRGAVIHTPTYIVLPCNATWVKDFVDHIILDPTLIIDLVGRMTKENPRIYAPALNPKNC; translated from the coding sequence ATGTTAATTAAGAAAGGTATTGCTAAAACAACCTTATTAATTTTAGTAGTTGTTATAGTTGCTATCGCTGCTGTTGGAGGTTATCTTGCATATCAATATACTAGACCAACTAAACAAACATTTAAAATATTCTTCTATGATCCAGAGCCTGGAAACCCATGGTGGGACTTATTAGCTGCAGGTGTTGAAAAAGGCGTTCAAGACTTAAAGAGTAAAGAAGGTATTGAAATTGAATTTCAAAGATTTGATGCTACAACATTAGATGAGCAAATAAGACAACTTGATCAAGCCAAGGCTTTGAGGCCTCATGCAATTGTTATAGGTGCTAGAGGTGTTGGCGTTATTGAGAAGCTTAAAGAGCTTAGAAGAGAAGGGATAATAGTTATTGATGTTGATAGACAACTACCTGATCCAGATTGCAGAGATCTAGCACTTGGTACAGACAATAGAGCTGCTGCTGCTGAGATGCTAAGAAGATTTCTAGCATACCTAGAACAGAAAGGAGTTCCAAAGCCATATAAATTCGTTATAATCAAAGCTCTACCAGGTATCCCTGTAACAGATTACAGATACGAAGGTTATATGATGGTTTTAGACCCGCTAATTAAGAAAGGAGAGGTACAGATTCTAGATACTATTGAGGTTGACTCTGGAAAAATTGAGGAGTGCAGAAGAGGTGCTGAAGCAGCTGTTACAAAGTGGGGTAGACAGATGACGGCCATTATCACTGTGAATAATTTAATATCAATAGCCTCTGTTGAAGCACTCAAAGCTGCAGGTATTAATCCTAAAACCGAGGTTCTTGTACTAAGTTTTGATGCGCAGCCTGAAAGCTTCTTAGAAATGATAAGATCTGGTGATGTTGCATGGAGTATAACACAAACTCCTCACTTAGAGGGATACTGGGGTGTATGGGCAGCATATTACATATGGAAGGGGAAGATTACACCACCTAGAGGCGCAGTAATACACACGCCAACGTATATAGTCTTACCATGTAATGCTACATGGGTTAAAGATTTTGTTGATCATATAATTTTAGATCCAACACTAATAATAGACTTAGTAGGTCGAATGACTAAAGAAAATCCAAGAATATATGCACCAGCACTTAATCCAAAGAATTGTTAA
- a CDS encoding glucose-6-phosphate isomerase family protein codes for MNKNEFISIKFDLVNGLIQWYTRKYHIKLSELRDYAYDSNEVDKLIMEKGDYVIYEVYEIERPVVEGEMIFGVTRIFPGVIGQEYNFTRGHYHVNKMAGEIYVGIKGCGLMLLQDLQGNFFTEVLERGSLIYIPGKYAHRVVNTCDEDLVFLFAYPAIAGHDYELIKKCGFKKVVLNIEGKPTIIDNPKYNKCKQS; via the coding sequence ATGAATAAGAATGAATTTATATCAATAAAATTTGATTTAGTTAATGGATTAATCCAATGGTATACTAGAAAATATCACATTAAATTAAGTGAATTAAGAGACTATGCGTATGATTCAAATGAAGTTGATAAGCTCATTATGGAAAAAGGTGATTATGTTATTTATGAAGTTTATGAGATAGAAAGACCTGTTGTTGAAGGTGAAATGATTTTTGGTGTAACCAGGATATTTCCTGGAGTTATAGGACAGGAATACAACTTTACGAGAGGACATTATCATGTAAATAAAATGGCTGGTGAAATATATGTAGGTATTAAGGGATGTGGATTAATGTTGTTACAAGATTTGCAAGGCAATTTCTTTACTGAGGTGCTTGAAAGAGGTTCTCTAATTTATATACCTGGAAAGTATGCTCATAGAGTTGTTAATACATGTGATGAAGACCTAGTATTTTTATTTGCATATCCAGCTATTGCAGGTCATGATTATGAATTGATAAAGAAATGTGGATTTAAGAAAGTAGTGCTAAATATTGAAGGGAAACCTACTATTATTGATAATCCCAAGTACAATAAATGTAAACAATCATAA
- a CDS encoding xylulokinase yields MHVKNSDEYILAIDIGTQNTKIALFDSNLNIISKAFRENILITPRPGWAEEDPELWWQGTVEGIREILSKSGISPDKIIGIGVSGQMHATVPISKDGELLSRGVLLWCDKRSYPQCVKVKQKVDELKLMEVTGNLASPSWWGFHIAWIKEEAPKLYENTFKFLTSSSFIVYKLTGSISIDWTEASGSYLMDIRTLDWSNEMLSLLNIDHEKLPPIYKSYDIVGTVSENAARITGLKPGIPVIAGAGDFLSAALGAGCTCKGRCFIMTGTASDVAAFVEYPVISPALQNLHHSIDGWITFGIVEGVGALYRWFKDNIAIPESMEAKNRNISVYQVLDEKIASINSGSEGLLVYPFPLGERPPGNVNSRVVLFGLHLSHTRYHIARAILEGIAYAEREILDEIEKYTNTKIEEVRLANGGAQSIVWSKIRANIFGKPVFLPAVPEGALLGDAILVCIGLKIFNINEIVNIVDNVVKPKIILKPDKYEHEIYNKFYAIFKKFRNTFWNLFDELAAIQQ; encoded by the coding sequence ATGCATGTAAAAAATTCTGATGAATACATACTAGCTATTGATATTGGGACTCAGAATACCAAGATAGCATTGTTTGATTCTAATTTAAACATCATTTCAAAAGCCTTTAGAGAGAATATACTGATAACACCTAGGCCTGGTTGGGCTGAAGAAGATCCTGAGTTATGGTGGCAAGGCACTGTTGAAGGTATTAGAGAGATTCTTAGCAAATCCGGCATTAGCCCAGATAAGATCATAGGCATAGGTGTTAGTGGTCAAATGCATGCCACAGTACCTATTTCTAAAGATGGTGAACTCTTAAGTAGAGGGGTTCTACTTTGGTGTGATAAAAGAAGCTACCCTCAATGTGTTAAAGTTAAACAAAAAGTTGATGAACTAAAACTTATGGAGGTAACAGGAAACCTTGCTTCTCCTTCCTGGTGGGGATTTCACATAGCTTGGATTAAAGAGGAGGCCCCCAAGCTATATGAGAATACATTTAAGTTCTTAACTTCTTCAAGCTTCATAGTATATAAACTTACTGGATCCATATCAATTGATTGGACTGAGGCATCGGGATCCTATCTCATGGATATTAGAACTCTTGATTGGTCTAATGAAATGCTTAGTTTACTAAATATTGATCATGAAAAACTTCCACCTATATACAAATCCTATGATATAGTAGGAACAGTATCCGAAAATGCTGCAAGAATAACAGGTCTTAAACCAGGTATTCCTGTAATAGCTGGAGCAGGCGATTTCCTTTCAGCAGCATTAGGTGCAGGATGTACTTGTAAAGGTAGATGTTTTATAATGACAGGTACAGCATCAGATGTTGCAGCTTTTGTTGAATACCCTGTTATCTCACCAGCTCTACAAAATCTGCATCACTCTATTGATGGATGGATTACATTTGGTATAGTAGAAGGAGTTGGAGCTTTATATAGATGGTTTAAAGATAATATTGCCATACCAGAAAGCATGGAGGCAAAGAATAGAAATATTTCAGTATATCAGGTATTAGATGAGAAAATAGCTTCAATAAATTCTGGTTCAGAAGGTTTATTGGTATATCCATTTCCATTGGGGGAAAGACCCCCAGGTAATGTTAATTCAAGAGTAGTCTTATTTGGATTACATTTAAGTCATACAAGATACCACATTGCAAGAGCTATACTTGAAGGAATTGCATATGCTGAGCGAGAAATTTTAGATGAAATAGAGAAATATACTAATACCAAGATAGAAGAGGTGCGTTTAGCTAATGGTGGTGCCCAAAGCATTGTGTGGAGTAAAATAAGAGCAAATATTTTTGGGAAGCCAGTATTCTTACCAGCCGTTCCTGAAGGTGCACTTTTAGGTGATGCGATACTTGTTTGTATAGGATTGAAAATATTCAATATTAACGAAATAGTTAACATAGTTGATAATGTTGTAAAACCTAAAATTATATTAAAACCTGACAAGTACGAGCATGAAATATATAATAAATTCTATGCTATATTTAAAAAATTCAGAAACACATTTTGGAATTTATTTGACGAACTTGCTGCTATACAGCAATAG
- a CDS encoding aldehyde ferredoxin oxidoreductase family protein — MNYESRYYGYRGKILRIDLSKKKYRKEEIPKEYLIKYLGGRGLAARYYYDEISPNMDPYDPYNKLIFMTGPLTGVNIFSGCKLSLATKSPLTNHYFCSNAGGFAGAELKFAGYDGIIIEGKSDKPVYITIMDDDIEFKDASHLWGLPIDKTIDIIKRDFDVNAKVIAIGPAGENLVKISNIQADNRSFGRGGIGAVMGSKNLKAIAIRGTKPVHVFNEEKMRKLLAESVLDIKKTTAFHTLYGTLQYIEPLSKLGAIPFYNYQRTSYRDGHNIEKIFAETIRRNYPVKDKPCFRCPVMCTKYVTDVHTKTSAELDYEIVWALGPNCGIDDVSTIITATYLCDTYGLDAISTGVVIGFAMEAYEKGILSRSLANDLDLKFGNEKALIELIHLIAKRKGLGGILAEGVMRASEKIGGGSNHFAMHVKGLEMTGYEPRSFFGIALAYATSNRGACHNVGGWTIRDELLQPRIDRFAIQGKGHLVKELQDTRAYIDSLGLCTIVRRGLGFTATPEKGEELLYYVTGIDFSKKLMLIGERVYNLERVILNREGITRNDDILPQRIFKEPLPDGMAKGRVLTYDMFNFMLNEYYNVRGWDSNGIVPQEKMYELEIP; from the coding sequence ATGAATTATGAATCAAGATACTATGGTTACAGAGGCAAAATTCTTAGGATTGATTTATCAAAGAAAAAGTATCGAAAGGAAGAAATACCGAAAGAGTACTTAATTAAATACTTGGGTGGAAGAGGTTTAGCTGCAAGATATTACTATGATGAAATCTCGCCTAATATGGATCCATATGACCCATACAATAAATTGATTTTTATGACAGGTCCTTTGACAGGTGTAAATATTTTTAGTGGATGTAAATTATCTCTAGCAACAAAATCTCCATTAACTAATCACTATTTTTGTAGTAATGCTGGAGGATTTGCTGGAGCTGAATTGAAGTTTGCTGGGTACGATGGTATAATTATTGAAGGTAAATCGGATAAACCAGTATACATAACTATAATGGATGATGATATAGAATTCAAAGATGCTTCACATCTATGGGGATTGCCAATAGATAAAACCATTGATATAATTAAAAGAGATTTTGATGTTAATGCTAAGGTAATTGCCATAGGTCCTGCAGGTGAAAATTTAGTTAAAATATCTAATATTCAAGCTGATAATAGAAGTTTTGGTAGAGGAGGAATAGGTGCAGTAATGGGGTCTAAAAACCTTAAAGCTATTGCAATAAGGGGTACAAAGCCTGTACATGTTTTTAATGAAGAGAAGATGCGAAAACTATTAGCAGAGTCAGTATTGGACATCAAAAAAACTACAGCTTTTCATACACTATATGGTACTCTACAGTATATAGAACCTTTATCAAAACTTGGAGCCATACCTTTTTACAACTATCAAAGAACTTCATATAGAGATGGACATAATATAGAAAAGATTTTTGCTGAAACTATAAGAAGAAATTACCCAGTAAAAGATAAACCTTGTTTTAGATGTCCAGTAATGTGCACTAAGTATGTAACAGATGTACACACAAAAACTTCAGCTGAGTTAGACTATGAAATTGTTTGGGCTTTAGGCCCTAATTGTGGCATAGATGATGTTAGTACAATTATAACTGCTACATATTTATGTGACACATATGGTCTTGATGCTATAAGCACAGGAGTTGTAATAGGCTTTGCCATGGAAGCGTATGAAAAAGGCATTTTATCTAGGAGTTTAGCTAATGACTTAGATCTTAAATTTGGAAATGAAAAAGCTTTAATAGAATTAATCCATTTAATAGCGAAAAGGAAAGGATTGGGAGGAATATTAGCTGAAGGTGTTATGAGAGCATCAGAAAAAATAGGAGGAGGCTCAAATCATTTTGCTATGCATGTTAAAGGACTAGAAATGACAGGCTATGAGCCAAGATCATTCTTTGGAATAGCTCTAGCATATGCTACTTCCAATAGAGGTGCATGTCACAATGTTGGTGGTTGGACTATTAGAGATGAACTACTTCAACCTAGAATTGATAGATTTGCCATTCAAGGTAAAGGCCACTTGGTTAAGGAACTACAAGATACTAGGGCCTACATAGATTCACTTGGGTTATGTACAATTGTTAGAAGAGGACTTGGATTTACAGCTACACCTGAAAAAGGTGAAGAACTGTTATACTACGTTACGGGAATAGATTTTTCTAAAAAATTAATGCTAATTGGGGAAAGAGTATACAACTTGGAAAGAGTTATTTTAAATCGTGAAGGCATAACAAGAAATGATGATATACTTCCACAAAGAATATTTAAGGAGCCCCTACCAGATGGTATGGCTAAGGGCAGAGTTTTAACATATGACATGTTTAATTTCATGCTTAATGAGTATTACAACGTTCGTGGCTGGGATTCAAATGGAATTGTGCCTCAAGAAAAAATGTACGAACTTGAAATACCATAA
- the rgy gene encoding reverse gyrase, with amino-acid sequence MNFIQSRNVAQNVSSLNKFMFPHSRYMSLCINCSGPVDDVRALNRNACEKCMNVKDVVNVSSIRDLLKYLNSPSKKVLDLVKIEEFVNDFIEFFRKAVGDYPWNLQISWAYRVAQNISFAMIAPTGVGKTTFGLVMSLFLSYKFNKKVYVVVPTSILVEHYYKRIQELSNNLGIVVETVAIHSKISAKRRMELENIVMDGKFDILITTSNYLQRNFADVFKPLIEKGFVFHFIFVDDVDAVMKGSKAIEYILTLLGFSQEDMQIGYKLSSLKIKQLRCLSQKERVEECKEGDTPVDELIRKYQDHIAKKREGAGILIVSSATGRARGRRIKLFKELLGFAIGSSVELYRNIVDVYIPVSSYEQAVEEMANIIKKLGHGGLVFVPLDKGVEEAQKLVQELRNRGIEADIVVSKKSKALKEFVEGKLHVVVGVATYYGLLVRGIDLPEIIRYAIFFGVPRHKISITKIEYNPNTLLRALSVLIDVVDEKNRNNILNQILILRRIIRRTSPYVLRDIVESIEKGVYDEKNEIVKTLLKIYDYVSSLLKQNEIIEKLKKSSTITIQEENGQLYMLLPDAPTYIQASGRTSRLYIGGITRGLSIIISDDARLVNGLEKRLRLYIEDFKLYRVDEVDLEKELQKINEDRDIVKMIKSGNIPTHLLGRREELIKTALFIVESPNKARTIASFFGKPAARDYGTLRVYEVNVGKMHLLITASGGHIFELVEEELSPESIYGVEKRIYDNVKIFVPRYDYIKRCMVCGNQFVKGDRCPVCGSSEYKSSKDVVESLQKIALEVDEVIIATDPDSEGEKIAYDIAVALAPYAKSIKRAEFHEVTRKAILQALENLREINLQLVEAQITRRVEDRWLGFSLSEYVTKLYGTINKKEKLDRRYSAGRVQTPVLGKVIETLINRLNTLRRSKLIKVSNLQFEVPLEVFASAGVEQPIRSSDIEIILHYINSYKDVIYPLPPFTTDEMLAEAQRVLRINSVEAMQIAQNLFELGFITYHRTDSTRVSTAGMAIAREYLASQIGDEVNNVFVPRSWGEGGAHEAIRPTRPIDANRLRELIAEGVIETPITLTQAHYKLYDLIFRRFIASQMKQATVERTVFLVEIMCKGKKVLETTIEVITNIVDPGFTLYYSIAPVLSLPKTDLVMKPSKVRLVEMSDVKLPTQGDVIKWMKNVGIGRPSTYAKIIDTIQKRRYVYVIGKNQYLVPSLTGVIVYGLLAGNNFPEGKHDINVFIEKFVQKYPFLFKEVKKEEIVEYVKEAMKKATDVIAEMVSTTRTKLLYDKMEEIENGKIDYRVIINELFNEICTKVIPMIYEPGKVKEVCM; translated from the coding sequence ATGAATTTCATACAAAGCAGAAATGTAGCTCAAAATGTGAGTTCCTTAAATAAGTTTATGTTTCCTCACTCAAGATATATGAGTTTATGTATTAACTGTTCTGGTCCTGTAGACGATGTTAGGGCTTTGAATAGAAATGCTTGTGAAAAATGTATGAATGTAAAAGATGTTGTTAATGTAAGTTCTATTAGGGATTTGCTTAAGTATTTGAATTCTCCTTCCAAGAAAGTGTTGGATCTTGTAAAAATAGAGGAGTTTGTAAATGATTTTATAGAGTTTTTTAGAAAAGCTGTTGGTGATTATCCGTGGAATCTTCAAATAAGTTGGGCATATAGAGTTGCTCAAAACATTAGCTTTGCTATGATTGCTCCAACAGGAGTAGGTAAAACAACATTTGGTTTGGTCATGTCGTTGTTTCTTTCATATAAATTCAATAAAAAAGTCTATGTTGTTGTACCCACATCAATTCTTGTTGAGCATTATTATAAGAGAATTCAGGAATTATCAAACAATTTAGGCATAGTCGTTGAAACTGTGGCTATACATTCAAAGATTTCGGCTAAGAGAAGAATGGAGTTAGAGAATATTGTAATGGATGGAAAGTTTGACATTTTAATAACAACCTCTAATTATTTACAAAGAAACTTTGCAGATGTGTTTAAACCTCTTATTGAAAAAGGTTTTGTGTTTCACTTCATATTTGTTGATGATGTAGATGCTGTTATGAAAGGTAGCAAAGCGATAGAATACATATTGACGCTTTTAGGTTTTTCTCAAGAGGATATGCAAATAGGATATAAATTATCAAGCTTGAAAATCAAGCAGTTGAGATGTTTATCGCAAAAAGAAAGAGTTGAGGAGTGTAAAGAAGGAGATACTCCAGTAGATGAGTTAATAAGAAAATATCAAGATCACATAGCAAAGAAAAGAGAAGGTGCTGGAATACTAATTGTAAGTTCTGCCACGGGTAGAGCAAGAGGACGTAGAATTAAATTATTTAAAGAACTTCTAGGATTTGCAATAGGATCTAGTGTAGAACTCTATAGAAATATTGTTGATGTTTACATACCTGTGAGCAGCTATGAACAAGCAGTTGAGGAAATGGCAAATATTATTAAGAAACTTGGTCATGGAGGATTGGTTTTTGTACCACTTGATAAAGGTGTTGAAGAGGCGCAGAAACTTGTTCAAGAATTAAGAAATAGAGGAATAGAAGCTGATATTGTAGTTAGCAAAAAAAGCAAAGCACTGAAGGAGTTTGTTGAAGGTAAGTTGCATGTTGTTGTAGGTGTAGCAACATACTATGGTCTTCTTGTTAGAGGTATTGATCTACCTGAGATTATTCGATATGCCATATTTTTTGGAGTTCCAAGACACAAAATATCAATTACAAAAATAGAGTATAACCCCAATACATTACTTAGAGCACTATCTGTTTTAATTGATGTTGTGGATGAAAAGAATAGAAATAACATCTTAAATCAGATACTGATATTGAGAAGAATAATAAGAAGAACTTCGCCATATGTGCTTAGAGATATTGTTGAATCCATTGAAAAAGGAGTGTATGATGAGAAAAATGAGATTGTAAAAACATTGCTAAAGATATATGACTATGTGTCTTCCTTGCTAAAACAAAATGAGATTATCGAGAAACTGAAGAAGAGTTCTACCATTACTATACAAGAGGAAAATGGTCAGCTTTACATGTTGTTACCTGATGCTCCAACATATATTCAGGCAAGTGGAAGAACATCAAGACTTTACATAGGGGGGATAACAAGAGGTTTATCAATAATTATAAGTGATGATGCTAGATTAGTTAATGGTTTAGAAAAAAGGCTTAGACTTTATATTGAGGATTTTAAACTTTATAGAGTTGATGAAGTTGATTTAGAGAAGGAATTGCAAAAAATTAATGAAGATAGAGATATTGTTAAAATGATAAAAAGTGGCAATATACCTACTCATCTACTGGGGAGAAGGGAAGAGCTGATCAAAACAGCCTTATTTATTGTTGAATCTCCAAACAAAGCAAGAACAATAGCATCCTTCTTTGGAAAGCCTGCAGCTAGAGATTATGGAACACTTAGAGTATATGAAGTAAATGTTGGCAAAATGCATTTACTTATAACAGCATCTGGTGGACATATATTTGAACTTGTTGAAGAGGAGTTATCGCCAGAGTCTATTTATGGTGTTGAAAAAAGGATTTATGACAATGTTAAAATATTTGTTCCGAGATATGACTACATAAAAAGGTGTATGGTTTGCGGAAACCAGTTTGTGAAAGGAGATAGATGTCCTGTTTGCGGCTCTTCTGAATATAAGTCATCTAAGGATGTGGTAGAATCTCTTCAAAAAATTGCTTTAGAAGTAGATGAAGTTATTATTGCTACGGACCCTGATTCTGAAGGCGAGAAAATAGCTTATGATATAGCTGTGGCATTAGCACCTTATGCAAAGAGCATTAAAAGAGCTGAGTTTCATGAGGTGACTAGAAAAGCTATTCTACAAGCACTTGAAAATCTAAGAGAAATAAACTTGCAGCTTGTTGAAGCGCAAATAACTAGGCGAGTAGAGGATCGGTGGTTAGGATTCTCATTATCAGAGTATGTAACAAAGCTTTATGGCACAATAAATAAGAAGGAGAAGCTGGATAGAAGATATAGTGCTGGAAGAGTCCAAACACCTGTTCTTGGAAAAGTAATAGAAACATTGATAAATAGATTAAACACACTTAGACGTAGCAAGTTAATAAAAGTTTCTAACTTACAATTTGAGGTACCGCTAGAAGTATTTGCTTCTGCAGGTGTAGAACAGCCCATAAGATCTTCTGACATTGAAATTATTCTCCATTATATAAACTCATACAAAGATGTTATATATCCTTTACCACCATTTACAACAGATGAAATGCTTGCAGAAGCCCAGAGGGTATTACGCATAAATTCTGTAGAAGCAATGCAAATTGCTCAAAATCTTTTCGAATTAGGTTTTATAACATATCATAGAACTGATAGTACCAGAGTTTCCACAGCAGGCATGGCTATCGCCAGAGAATATCTAGCATCACAAATTGGTGATGAAGTTAATAATGTTTTTGTTCCAAGAAGCTGGGGCGAGGGTGGCGCTCATGAGGCAATTAGGCCTACAAGACCCATAGATGCTAACAGATTGCGTGAACTCATAGCTGAGGGTGTGATAGAAACACCTATAACATTAACCCAAGCTCATTATAAACTCTACGACTTAATCTTTAGAAGATTTATTGCAAGTCAGATGAAGCAAGCTACAGTGGAGAGAACAGTATTTCTTGTTGAAATAATGTGTAAGGGGAAAAAGGTTCTGGAAACAACAATAGAGGTCATAACTAATATTGTAGACCCAGGATTCACCCTTTATTATTCCATTGCACCTGTTTTATCCCTTCCAAAAACTGATTTAGTAATGAAACCATCAAAAGTAAGATTGGTTGAGATGAGTGATGTGAAATTGCCAACACAAGGAGATGTTATAAAATGGATGAAAAATGTTGGTATAGGTAGACCTAGCACATATGCTAAAATAATTGATACAATACAAAAAAGAAGATATGTTTATGTCATAGGCAAGAATCAATATTTAGTGCCTTCGCTAACGGGAGTAATAGTATATGGCTTGTTAGCTGGAAATAACTTCCCAGAGGGAAAACATGATATCAATGTTTTTATAGAAAAGTTTGTTCAAAAATATCCATTTCTATTTAAAGAAGTGAAAAAAGAGGAAATAGTTGAATATGTGAAAGAAGCTATGAAAAAGGCTACAGATGTTATTGCGGAAATGGTTTCAACAACTAGAACAAAGTTATTATACGACAAAATGGAGGAGATAGAGAATGGAAAAATTGATTATAGGGTGATAATAAATGAGTTATTTAATGAAATATGTACCAAGGTTATTCCAATGATATATGAACCAGGTAAAGTGAAGGAGGTATGCATGTAA